ACGGTCGACGATGTTCGTGAGGCACTCGGCATACGCGAGCGGATGACCGATCGCGTGCAGCACGACGTCGTCGCAGGCGACCTCGCGCTCGAAGTCGATGCGCCGCGCGACGTAGTGCAGCACGGGATGGAAGAAGAGGAGCGCGCCGACGATCCGCTGGGCCGCGTTGAGCCAGTCGTCGTAGCGCCGCAGGTGCGCGTGCTCGTGGACGATCACGCGCGTCAGGTCGGCCGGTTCGAGCGCGTCGGCGAGCGCGGTCGGCACCACGATCATCGGTCGCACGAAGCCGATGGCGCACGGGACGCGCACGCGTGCCGAGGCGCCGAGCGCGACCGGACGGCCGCGGCGCAGGTCGAGCGCGGCTCCGGGCGCGTCGAGCGGCTTCGCATCGGTCTTGAGCTCGAGGACGACGGCGAAGCGCCACAGCAGCCGCACCAGCAGCACCACCGCCGCGCTCGTCCACAGCAGCACCGTGAACGGTGCCGCGCGGCTGATGACGAACCCGGCACGGTGCACGGCGACGCTCGCCGCGAGCGCCTGCGCGGGATGCGCGGTCGCGACGTCGATGAGCGGCAACGCCGCCACCAAGAAGTACGTCGCCGTCCACAGCGCGCAGGCCGTCGCCGCGTTGCGCTGCGGCCACAAGCGCAACGCGAGCGCGACCAGCGCGACCAACAGCGCGCCTTGCCAGACGCCGTTGAGCAGAGCGGTGAGGGTGAGCGCGGTCATCGTTGTGCTCGCTTCGCGGCGTCGATGCGATGCCGCAGCTCGTCGAGTTGCTCCGGGGTGATCGCGGCGTCGTCGATCAGGTTGAGCGCGACCGACGCGGGTGAGCCGCCGAAGAAGCGTTGCGTGACGTAGGTGAGCGCGGTGCGGGCGGCCGTCTCGCGGTCGACGAGCGGCGAGTAGACGAACGCGCGTCCCTGTGCGCGGTGCTCGACGTAGCCCTTCGTTTCGAGGATCTTCAAGGTCGTCTGCACCGTGTTGTGCGCCGGCCGGTCCGCGAGGGGAATCGCATCGACGATCTGCCCCAAGCTGGCCGCTCCCAGCTGCCACATCACTTCCATGAGCCGCTGTTCCGCCTCGGTGAGCGGAACGGATCGTTTGCGAGCCATCGAGGGCCTCCCACGGCGGCGTACCTAACGAATTAGGTATAAGGGACCCTACCACCGCGGCGCGCTCGCGTCAAGCCGCCCGCGGGCGCTTAAGACTGGCCTAAGGGCGTCCTAAATTTGTTCTAACGAGCACATTTGGAGAGCGGAACCTCACCCCGTAGGGCAAAGAGGCAGGCGGATTCCCCGCGCGAACCCCCACCGCAGTTCTCTTCCGAGGAGCTCTCCATATGAGGATGCTTACCGGGCGAGCGATGTTGGCTATTGCATCGCTCGCGCTGGCCGTTTCATGCGGCCAGTCCACGACGCCGCCGCAGAACTTGAGCCCGGCGGCGACCCCCAGCCCGGCCCCGACGCCGACGGCAGGTTCGGGGGCACTCTCCTCGAGCGGCGCCGCGATCACGATGCCGGCGCTCGCCGGGACCACGGCCTCGATTCACTTCCCCGCACCCAGCGGATCGACGACGGCCACCGCGCTGAACGTCACCGAGTCGACGACGCCCCCGGGCTCGGTCACCGCGGCCGCCGGCAGCCGTCGCGGGGCGCAAGCGGTGCGCAAGATCGCCGACGCCTCGGGCGCCATCGTCTACTACGAGGTGCTGCCCTCGCCGGCGACGTCGGTTGGGTTCAGCAGCGGTCCCACCTGGCAGGTCAACGTCACCTCGGTGACCGCCGGGACGAACTACTACATCGCGCTCTACGATGCGACCACCGGCGACTGGAACACGACCTACGAAGGTCCGGCGACGGTGAGCGGAACGTACCTCAGCTTCAGCGCCAACAGCAGCGGGCTGACGCTGCCGGCCACCGGCGACGTCTTCGCGATCGTCGGGATCGCGGCGGCGACCCCGACGCCGACGCCCACCGCGACGGCGACGGCGACGGCCACCGCGACCGCAACCGCGACGCCGACGGCCAGTCCGACCGCGACGCCGACCCACACGCCGACGGCGTCCCCGACCGCGACTCCCACCGCGACTCCCACCGCGACCGCGACGGCCACCGCCACCGCGACGGCTTCGCCGACCGTCGCGCCGACACCGACCAACGTCATCGCCGATCCGGCGTTCGCCAGCGACAGCGTCGTGGCGTACAACTACGGCAGCGCGACGCCGGTACCGGGAACGAACGGTTGGACGCAGTGCGCATACAACGGCACGGCCAGCGCGGCCGCAACTGCTGCGCCGTATCCGAGCCCGAATCCGAGCTACACCCCGGCCTCCGGCGCGACTCCGGCGGCGATCATCGCCACCGGCGGCGCTCCGCTGCCGACGCCGACGACCGGGACGTACTCGCCGTTGCCCACCGTCTCGACGGTGCCCACGGCGAGCGGCGACAGTTACTCCGCGCAGTTCGCCGGCATTCTGAACTCCAACATCGAGGGCTTCTACTACAACGGGCTCTGCCAAACGGTGACGATCCCGAGCTCGCCGACGCTGTCGATGAACGTGTACCAGCAAACGAACGAGACTTCGGCGTACTTCGACTTCGTGGTGATGCTGCTGAACACGAACGGACAGTTCGTGGATGTGATCTACCACGAGAACAACGAGGCGACGCCGGACTCGTCGTTCCGCGCGCTGACGGGCCTTGCGCCGAGCGCCGGTTGGTCGGCCTATGCCGGCGGCACATATGAGCTCTACGTCGGCATCTGGACCAAGGGCTACAGCGCCAAGGACTACGGCTACTACTGGGTCGACGACGTGAACCTCACCGGGATTCCGGTGTCGCCGTCGGCGATCAAGCACAAGCCGACCTCCACGGTCAGACGCCCCGCGGCGGTACCGCGCCACTAAGGGTCCTCCGTCCTGGATGAAGCGCGTCCGGTCACTGTAATGCGACCGGGCGCGCTTCGCGTTCTCTTGCCTCTTTCCCGATAGAGTGTTGTCGATGATGTCCGTGCGTTCGCGTCGTCTCTTTTTCGCCGCGGTGCTCCCGCTCGTGCTGATCGCGTGCAGCGGCGGAGGCGGCGGGTCGCCGGCGCCAGCCGCTCCGGCGCCGACGGCGACGCCGGTGCCCAGCGGCTCGCCGGGCGCGAGCGTGTCTCCGAGCGCGACCCCGCACGCGACGGCGACGCCCACCGCCAGCCCGACCGCCACGCCGACGGCGACGCCGAGCCCGGCGCCGACCGCCAATCCGGCCGTCGTCTGTCAGCAGGCGCAGGCGGCGACCACGCCGGGAATCAGCCCGACAACGACGACGGCGTTTCTCGCCACCGTCCGGTCGGCGCGTTCGATCTGCATGAGCGCGTACGTCTTCACGACGGTCGCATTCCAAGCGCTCGACGCCGCGGCGAAGAGCCACGCCAGCGTCGTCGTCGTGTTCCCGCAAGAACAGGACAGCGGGTCGAACGCGAGCGATCTCGCGCAGCTGCAGGCCGACGGCGCGACGATCGTGATCGACCCCGGTACCGGCAGCACGAATCCGATCCACGCCAAGCTCGCCGTCGTCGACGGGATCGCCTATCTGGACGGCCACAACTGGGTCGAGGCGAGCGGCTCGGAGCCGACCGACGACGTGATCATCCAAGACACGCTGCCGGCCGACTTCACGGCCATCGAGAGCGCGCTCCAACTCGACCCCGTCAGCTCCGCCTCCGGGACGCTCGACACGCTCAAGTCGAACTCGCTCGCCATGGAAGCGGGCTTCCTGTCCGGGCTCAACCCCGGCGCGGGCGCACAGGTGCACTTCATGACCGAATCGTTCAGCAGCGGCGCGAGCAACGTCGTCTCGGCGCTGGAAACGGCCGCGCAGAACGGCGCAGCCGTCAACGTGATCCTGGTCGGCAGCGACGAGACCGGTTCGTCCGATCAGCAGTTGATCGCGACGATGAAAGCCCCACCGTACAACATCACCTTCTGCAGCAACGTGAGCACCGGCAGCGAGAAGGTGCTGATCGCCTCGACCTCACCGGGCGAGGTGTGGTACGGCTCCTCGAACGCGACCTCGTCGAGCTCGCTGGCCAGCAACTACATCGACTGGGGCATGCTGATCAGCGACGCGACGACGATTTCCGCCATCGACGCCTACTACCAGGCGCAGTTGCAGGCTTGCACGCCGATGTGAGCGAGCCGGGGCAAGCGGAGCCGCACCCGGCCGCCGCGAAGACCGCCCGCCCATGATCCGGCCGCGTATCCTCGTCATCGCGGGCATCATCATCGTCCTGGCCCTGCATCCGTGGACGTGGCCCGCGCACGGCACCGGCGACCTTTTCGTCCCGCTCGTGACGCTGGCGATCGTGGCGGTCGTGGCCGTGCTGTGCGCGATCAAGCTCGGGGATCTGCGTGTGCCCAAGCGCCGTCCACGCCGTCCGCACGTTCGCTTGGTGAAATCGCCGCCGCCGCGCACCGCCGACGACGTCACCCGCGCCGCCGAAGCGATCTTGCGCTCGACGCAGCGCCCGAAGCGCTGAGCGCGTCAGGCCGCGGGCGCCGGAACCGCGACCGCGACCGGCGCCGTGCGCAGGTCGGCGTAGACGCGCGTGAACTCCGCGCCGAACAAGAACAGCATCGCGGAGTAGTACACCCAGACCAGCAGCACGACCAATGAGCCGACGGCGCCGTACGCGTTGGCGAT
The Candidatus Sulfotelmatobacter sp. genome window above contains:
- a CDS encoding BlaI/MecI/CopY family transcriptional regulator — its product is MARKRSVPLTEAEQRLMEVMWQLGAASLGQIVDAIPLADRPAHNTVQTTLKILETKGYVEHRAQGRAFVYSPLVDRETAARTALTYVTQRFFGGSPASVALNLIDDAAITPEQLDELRHRIDAAKRAQR